The uncultured Bacteroides sp. genome includes the window CAAGATGCATTTATCAACTCATTTTTGTCAATAGCAGGTTTATTGATTATTAACTTATCTGTCGGGGCACAAAGCGAAAAGGTGTTTTTGGGTAAACAATAGGAGAAAAACTCCATTTCAATAGGAGTTATTCCGATAACAAGTAAGCATATTGTTGATGACAAGCCTTGTTATTGTGAATATACAACCGTGTAATTGGTCGAATTGAACCGTCATATCACTAAAATGCAACCGTCACTTGGAGGAAATGCAACCGTCATTTGAGTCGAAAGACGGTTGGTGCATAAAAAAAGGGAGAAGTTGCAACTTCTCCCTTTTACTGTAGTTTAATCTGAATATACTTTATGATTACGTTTACAAATATACAACATTACACATACAAAGTCAAGCTTTTAGGCAAAAAAGATTCGACTTCCGCAGCAAATTAGATAACGCAAAGACTATTCTTTTTCTGAGTTACATCACTCGTTGCAAAGCTTCTTGCAGCACACCGTTATCGGAAAGGATTTTCTCCACAAACTCGCGGAAAGCCCCGTAGCCACCGTGAGCAGTGGTCACATAGTCTACTTCTTTCTTTATGTAGTCGGGCGTATTAGCGGGCGAAGCACTGAATCCTACCTCGCGCAACAAATGAATATCATTTATATCATCCCCGATAAAAGCCACTTCTTTGAGCGTAATGCCCAATTCGGTGCATAGCTCCGTGGCTTTCGTCAGTTTATTACCTACGCCCAGATAACAATGTTTTATTTTGAGCTTGTCGGCACGCTTCTGAACAATCGGTGTGTTCTCACCCGTCATAATTGCCACGGGAATATCGTACTGCCGCAGGAAGATTACTCCCCATCCGTCTTTCACCGAGAAACGTTTCATCACATCCCCTTCAGCAGTATAATACATGCCGCCATCTGTCCACACACCGTCAATATCTGTAATTACTAATTTGGGTAAACTCATCTTCTTAGTTATTCTATGTCTTTGGGATTAATAATTCCATTCTATGGGTAATAAGAGGCCCCTCTTATTCCACCTTCGAGGAGTGCAGTAAGAACTCTGCATACCGCCAGTCCTCGGGTGTATCTAAGTCAATGCTCACGGATTGAGACATTACGTATTTTCTGTTTTTGGTAAAAGCGGAAAGGCTCTTCTCCTTTAAAGCGGCAACATTCATAACGTATACGGCACCGTTGTATTCATAGACTATCGGGCAATCCTGGCGACGGGTAAAGTTCCCTTCCAGCAAGTGTTGCAGAAAGCCGTCTTTATCTTCCTGAAACATTACGTAATAAGGATTCGTCTTTGCCTCGGCCACCGAAACAACCATGTCACAATCGGGAGTATAAAGTTCCATTGCTTCGCGCACATGTTGTGCATTACGGAAGGGAGAAGTAGGTTGCAAGAGTACTATCACATCATAAGAGCGGCCTTGCTGTTCAAAGTAATCGAGTGCATGCAAGATAACCTCGTAAGTGCCCGATCCGTCTTGCGCCAAAGCTTCCGGTCTGCGAAAAGGAACTTTTAGTCCATACTCTTCTACAACCTTGATTATTGCGTCATCGTCCGTACTAACACAAATATCTGCATCCGAATGGGCAACGGCACGTGCCGTATCGATGGCATAACAAACCAACGGCTTACCATCCAGTGGTTTTATATTCTTGTGAGGAATCCCTTTAGATCCGCCACGGGCAGGGATCAGAAATAATGCTTTCAATTCTCTTTCTGTTTATGATTCTATTATTGCTTTATCGCTTCACATACTTAATGAATTCTTGCGCCTTTTTATAGTCCTCCGGTTTACCGATATCTATCCAATAGCCCACAATGGGGAAGTACGTAATGCGTTTACCTTCATTGATGAGGCGTTGCATCAAATCCGTAGCATCACAACGCTCATCCTTTTCTAACTTTTCGAGTATTGCCCGCTTAATCAGATAAATGCCGCCGTTAGAATAATAAGTATAAGTGGGTTTTTCCTCGAAATCACGAATCAGTCCGTCCGATGTTTGCATTACGGCATAAGGCACGGTTACATTATAAGGAATAGAAGCCACAGCCATATCGGCATTCGTTTCGCAGAAGTGCAAATAGAACTCCTCCAGATCAATATCGGTAAACAAATCCGAGTTCATGACCAGTACAACTTCATTTGTAAAGTGACCTATTTTGCTCACTGCACCCAATGTACCCAAAGGCCGGTCTTCATCCACATAATGAATGCAAGCTCCTTTGGCGGTACCATCGCCGAAATAATCCTTAATTTGCTCACCCAGATAGCGCACCGAGATAGTAATGTTCTCAATGCCATAGCTTATGATGCGATCAATGTTATACTCCATAATCGGTTTGTTTCCCAGAGGAAGCAGGGGCTTGGGCATTATATCGGTCAGGGGGCGAAGGCGTTCCCCTCTGCCGCCTGCCATAACAACGGCATCTATCGGCAATAGGGCAAACATCTTTTGCAAATCAATCAGTTTTTCAATCTTTCCGTCAGCCGAAAGATAAGGAACCAGACGGATACCCAGATCCTTCAACGTACGAATATATTTCGGTGTATTGCTCTTGTCATCTACATAACGGAAAGATTTGAGGCAAATAGAATACACGTTATCTTCCATAGAAACTCCTGCAATCAGGGCACGGCGAATGTCTCCGTCGGTCAGCGCTCCGATTACTTTTTTTTCCTCATCCACAACGAAGAGAGTAAATGTCTGCGTTGTATTGAGTTGCTTCAACGCATCCATGATGGTAGCGTTCCGGCATATCAGGTAATTTTCTATATTCATGGCAGGTCGTAGAAATGTTTTTTAATAATATCATCTAACGGGTAAGAGCTGATCACGTCGAGTATCTTACGTACCGTGTCGGGCTGTTCATAAGGATTTTGTGTATGCGATGCCTGCTCCTTGAACGTGGGAGAAAAGGCTTTTTGCAAGGCATCGCGAATAGGTTCTGTTTCAGGTACGCAATCTATTACGCTATCAGCCCGCAGTCTTCCTTTTTGCCGATCGCCGATGTTAACGGTCGGTATGCCAAAAGAGGGAACTTCGACAATGCCACTCGATGAATTGCCTACAACCACATCCACGTATTGCAATGCCGATAAATAGCGCAAATAACCTAAAGAAATGAAAGCCACCGCTTTATCGGTATGTCGGCTAACGTACTCGTCGATCATTGAAATGATGGCGCGCCCGTCGGAATCGGAGTTCGGTTTGGTAAAGATCAGATGAGCATCTGTTTCATCCACCGCCCGAAGCAAAGCTTCGAACTGGGCCTTTGCCGTGTGAGATTCTAAGGTGACAGGGTGATAAGTAATCAGGAGATTTCTTTGTCCGAGGCGGAAATCTATGCTTTCTTCAAAAGCCGCACGGTCGAGCAATTGCATCCGGCGAATATTATCCAAGCCGATAGATCCTACGTTGAATACGGCAGACGGACTTTCGCCCAACTGTATCACCCGCTTTCTATAGGTCTCGGTACTGGTGAAATGAAGGTGGCTCATTTTGGTAATAGAGTGCCGGATAGCATCGTCGTATGCGCCTTCCGTCACATCACCACCGGAGATATGCGCTACAGGAATATGGAAGAATAATGCGGCCGATACGGCTCCCAACATCTCATATCTGTCGCCCAGTACCACGATCAGATCGGGTTTCAAGTCTTCGTATGCGTCGGCAAAGCCAATTACTTCAAGCCCTAAGGATTTTACAATGGAAGTAGGCGTATCCGCCGAAAGCAACATCTCCACTTTCTTGTCGATAACGAAGCCGTCATTTTCTATTTCCTTGTAAGTAAGGCCAAACTCGGGAGAGAGGTGCATGTTCGTCGCTATGATCTGCAACTGAAGATCAGGTACTTGCTGAACGGCCTTCATCAATCTGCTCAGCAGACCATATTCGGCACGCGTTCCTGTAACGAAACAAATCTTACGCATACTCAACAATATTAGAGTTCTATCAATTCATCTTCCTTAAAGTCACGTGGAGCAATCCGCCCTATCATCTCATCCCAATGCATAGGAGAGATTCCGTTGCCCGGACGCTTCACGGTCATATTTGTTTCAGAGAAAGGTTCGCCTTTTCTGATATTACAAGCGGCAATTAAGCTTTTACGGGCTACTATCATATTCTTCCCTTCCGAAGGAGAAACCTGTTTAACCGGGCTGCCTAATGCCTCTTCAATGTGGCGGATAGAGCTGACCATGCACTTCAGTTCATCGGGTTCAAGAGATGCTTTGTGATCAGGGCCGGGCAGATTCCTGTCCAGCGTGAAGTGCTTTTCTATTACAGTAGCACCTAACGCCACAGCAGCCAAAGAAACTTCTATGCCGCGGGTATGGTCGGAATATCCCACTTTTACTCCGAAGCCATCTTCTAAGGTTTTCATCGCACGCAGGTTCACGTCTCCATATGGAGTAGGGTATTCCGTATTGCAATGCAACAAAGTAATCTGTTGGCGTGCAAGGCCTTCTTTTTCCAATACCTGCAATGCCTTTTCTATATCTGCCAGTCCGCACATGCCGGTCGATAAGATAACGGGGCGCTGCAAATGAGCAATCTTTCTGAGGTACGGAAGGTTGGTTATCTCACCCGAAGGTATTTTATAATAGTCCATGTCCAGCTCTTCGAGCACATCGATGGAGACAAGATCAAAAGGAGTTGAAAGGAACTTAATACCCACTTCATCACAATACGCTTTTAACGGTTTATAATCCGTAAGCGGAAGATGAATAGCACGGCACATATCCAGTTGCGATTCCTCTTTTTGAGTGGTACCCAACTGATACTCGGCCTTCGGTGCATAGCGAGAGATCACCAGCTCCGGAAGCGCTGTCTGAAACTTTACATAATCGGCACCGGCTTCTTTGGCGGCTACCACAAGTTGCCGGGCAAGTTCGTAATCTCCGTTGTGATTTACTCCGGCTTCAGCTATAACGATTACCTTGTTCATTTCTTTATGTTCAGTTTATCGGTTATCTCTTTCCAGTTCTCTTCAAAGCGCAAGGCGCGATCGTCAATCCAAACATCGCCAATCGGCTTGCCCATCATCAGTTGATGGTACTTAACGCCATGCTTTTTTAACCAGGCGGTGGTCATCTCAAACTCCATCCATGTGCGGGCGGAATAGATAATGATGGTATGTCCGGCATCATAGAGACGGTTAACAGATTCCACTGCCTGTTCTTTGGGTAAAGCCAGGCAGCGGCTATATGTTTTCTCTTCGGTACAAATAGTACCATCCATATCAATGATTATCTGCATAGAATATAACTTCTTTAAAATATCGGGTCATCAATGTATTCTCTTTCCAATCAGTTATCGGTTTCAGGCTTTCGCCTTCGCTTTCGGCTAATATGAAAGCAGGTATGTCGGCTCCCGCCTCAATGCTTGCTATTACACCTCCGCCAAGTCGGGGGTTGATTTCCATGACATAAGTGGCTCCATCCTTTTTATTGCGTATAAACTGAATGGTAACAGGTCCCCTAAAATCATCGGAAGCCAGTATCTTTGCAGAAAGCTGAATCAAGACATCATCTCGCAACGTGCGTGAACTCATTACTTCCCCTCCGGCCACTTCTAAGCGGATACGGGGAACGATAGAAATAATTTCTCGGCTCCGGGATACATAACAATCCACCGTATACTCTTCGTTTTCTGCAATATATTCCTGTATCAGATAGGTATCGAGAGCGGGTGTTTCCTCAAGGCTTTTTAGATCATGTACCACTTTAATTCCCTTGGAAGCCGATCCGTCAAACGGTTTCAAGATAACAGGAAAGACGATATCCTCTTTTTTTTCTTCCGAATAGCTTTTAGGAATCGGAAAGTCCTCAAAACGAAACCATTCATCAGCCTGTTGCTTGTCACACATTATTCTGCACAGGTCCGGGGAAGAGCATGGAATAAAGACTTCCGGCACCAATACCTCCAAACAACCGGCTACTTCAGTGGCCGGATCAACAAAAGGCAATAGAATATGGATGTTCTTCTGCCGAATTATATCCGGTAAATGCTTGTAAATCGAAACATCGTGCCATTTTCTTCCCACAATTACCTCACCCACCGAAGCAATAGGAACCTCACGGGAAAGTTCATAAGAGAAAATATTTACTTGCACGCCGCGTTCTTTACCAGCTTTAATAAGGTGTTCAGCCAAAGACACACGTTTCCCTCCACCCAAAAACAAAATATTGATATCTTTCTTCATAATCGTACGCTACTAGGTATATTAATAATTCTTTCTTCAAAATAGATGCAATTGCTCAAATCTCCGCATTCCGCCTGACTAAACATTGGCAATTTATTCATTAATTGCCAGATGGGACGTGCCATTACGCCATGTGAGTTGGTATACTCCAGAAAAGCGTCGCGTTCCTCCTTGTCTTTCATGATAATCGTATTCAACCAATAATTGGAGCGACAGCCTTCGGGCTCTGTCATGAATTCCACTCCAATGGAATCGAAATAAGCTTTGTAAGTAGTTGCCAGTTCTCGCTTCTTCTCCAGAAAGAGCGGCAACGTTTCCAATTGTGCACATCCCAGTGCAGCATTGATATTAGGCATGCGGTAGTTATACCCGATGTGATCGTGTACAAACTCCCACTGATGAGGCACTTTAGCTTGTGTCGAAATATGTTTGGCCAACTTAGCCAGTTCTTCATCCCGAAACAGTAACATGCCGCCACCTCCGGTGGTAATTGTTTTATTTCCGTTGAAGCTGAGTACTCCTATCTTTCCAAACGTACCGGTATGCTGCCCGTGATAAAAAGAGCCTATGCTTTCGGCGGCATCTTCCACTAATTCCAGATGATAGCGATGACAAATCTCCACCAATTCATCCAGATGTACCGGATGTCCGAATGTGTGCATCGGTACACAGGCTTTGATACGGCGGCCCGTTTGCTTATTATACAATGTGTCTCCCCGCAATTCGGCATGTTCACTGATCCATTCATCCAATTTTGCGGGTGAGAGTCCCAATGTATCTCTGTCTACATCAATAAATACGGGATGAGCGCCACAATAACTCAGAGCATTGCAAGTAGCAATAAAAGTAAGTGGCTGTGTAAGCACTTCGTCTTCACGCTCTACACCGACCAACATCAGGGCCAGATGAATGGCATTTGTGCCATTGACACACACCACCGCACGTTTGGCCCCGGTATATGCAGCCATCTCTTCTTCAAAGCGGTCGACAAACTTACCCACGCTCGACACGTACGTGGAATCAATACATTCATTCAGGTACTTCTTCTCATTCCCTGCAAAACAGGGAGAGTGGAGCGGAACAAAGTCTTGTTGCGGAAAAAGCCCCTTAATCGTTTCTACAATCTCACTATACATTATATATATTTGCTTTATATTTTTTCAGGTTGTTTTCATCAGTAAACCATTCGATAGTCTCCGTCAGTCCACGACGAATATCATATAGCGGTTCAAAGCCTGTCAATGACTTAATCTTGGTGTTATCACCCCACAGACGGAACACTTCCGACCCTTTGGGACGAATACGCTGTTCGTCTTCAACGAAGTTTACTTTCACCTGCATGATGTCGGCGATAAGTTCCAGTGTGTCGCGCATACTGATTTCACAGTTACTGCACACATTCACTTCCTGCCCGATTGCTGCATCGCACGTTGAAAGTTGAACAAATCCGCGACAGGTATCTTTCACGAAGTTGAAATCACGCGTCGGAGTCAGATCACCCAACTTTATCTCTTTTGCTCCGTTGGCAATTTGCGTTATAATAGTTGGAATAATGGCGCGGGCACTCTGTCGGGGGCCATACGTATTAAATGGGCGGACAATAACTACCGGCAAATCAAAAGCATTGTGAAAACTCATCGCCATAGCATCCGCTCCGATTTTTGTTGCCGAGTACGGAGACTGCGGTTGTTTGGGATGTTTTTCGTCGATCGGGACATAACGTGCCGTGCCGTATACTTCGGAAGTAGAGGTAACGAGCACACGCTTCACTCCATTCTCCTTTGCAGCCTGGCAAATGTTCAATGTTCCTTTCACATTTGTGTCCGTATAGCTATCCGGCGCAACGTATGAATAAGGAATCGCAATCAGTGCCGCAAGATGAAAAACAGTATCTATGCCTTCGGTAATGTGTTTACAGAAATGTGCATCTCGCACATCTCCGCTGACTACCTCTAGTTCGGGATGCCGGATTCCTTCGAGCCATCCCCAGTCATTGAATGAATTATATTGAGAAAGTGCCCGTACATGGTAATTCTCCGCCAATAACATTTCCGTCAGATGCGAGCCGATAAAACCATCGGCACCGGTCACCAGAATCTTTTTCTTTTCAGCCATATCTTTATATTTTCTTTCGGTCGAAGGCATCTATAAAGGAGCCTTCGGTTACGTTATATATTTTCTTTCCTATACTCCGGGTATATGCTTCTATTATATGGTACGATTTGAAGGCAACATACATGCTTAGCAACAAATCGTGCAGGTGCTTGTCGGACACAAAGCGTTCCGAACCTTTCTTGTCATAAAAATGATTGAGGTCTTCAATTACCACATTATCATCGTTAACCCATATTTCTTTAAGCCAGGAATGGTCGGCTCCGGCTATGTAAATCGTATGAAACGGCATCTTCAGCGCTACCATTATTGAGGGTATAAGTACATTACGCGGACGGGGTGTTCCCCATCCTTTACGAAAAGCCAGGTGCATGAAACAAGTAAAGCCTTCTACGGGAGTAACATTAAAGTAATGAATGTGAATATATGGATTTGATGCCAGTTTGGACTGCCACGTATTGCTTTTGCGTGCTTTAACGGAGAGATGAAGTTCAATATCCCATGTTGTTTTCATAGCCATTGCATCAAATAACTTATCACAATGATCGGAATTAAGAAAGAAGGCCGGGTCGGCCACCAGATAATAATGCGGTTTCAATTCCGTATAGTAAGCGGAAAGTACGGCATAATTAACGGCCAATAAAGCTTTGTCTTCCAGAAAATAATTCTTTTGCTCTATCAAAGGTCTGAGGGACGGTCCGTTACCCAATATCACAATCGCCTCATGCTCATCTGTTTCCAAAGGCTTATCAATCCTTTTTGATTGCAATAGAATCTTGATTATGCTCAGAAATGTTTGCCAGAGCTTTGTTAAAAAAGACTGCATTATTTCAAGCT containing:
- a CDS encoding LegC family aminotransferase, with amino-acid sequence MYSEIVETIKGLFPQQDFVPLHSPCFAGNEKKYLNECIDSTYVSSVGKFVDRFEEEMAAYTGAKRAVVCVNGTNAIHLALMLVGVEREDEVLTQPLTFIATCNALSYCGAHPVFIDVDRDTLGLSPAKLDEWISEHAELRGDTLYNKQTGRRIKACVPMHTFGHPVHLDELVEICHRYHLELVEDAAESIGSFYHGQHTGTFGKIGVLSFNGNKTITTGGGGMLLFRDEELAKLAKHISTQAKVPHQWEFVHDHIGYNYRMPNINAALGCAQLETLPLFLEKKRELATTYKAYFDSIGVEFMTEPEGCRSNYWLNTIIMKDKEERDAFLEYTNSHGVMARPIWQLMNKLPMFSQAECGDLSNCIYFEERIINIPSSVRL
- a CDS encoding NAD-dependent 4,6-dehydratase LegB — translated: MAEKKKILVTGADGFIGSHLTEMLLAENYHVRALSQYNSFNDWGWLEGIRHPELEVVSGDVRDAHFCKHITEGIDTVFHLAALIAIPYSYVAPDSYTDTNVKGTLNICQAAKENGVKRVLVTSTSEVYGTARYVPIDEKHPKQPQSPYSATKIGADAMAMSFHNAFDLPVVIVRPFNTYGPRQSARAIIPTIITQIANGAKEIKLGDLTPTRDFNFVKDTCRGFVQLSTCDAAIGQEVNVCSNCEISMRDTLELIADIMQVKVNFVEDEQRIRPKGSEVFRLWGDNTKIKSLTGFEPLYDIRRGLTETIEWFTDENNLKKYKANIYNV
- the neuC gene encoding UDP-N-acetylglucosamine 2-epimerase, whose translation is MRKICFVTGTRAEYGLLSRLMKAVQQVPDLQLQIIATNMHLSPEFGLTYKEIENDGFVIDKKVEMLLSADTPTSIVKSLGLEVIGFADAYEDLKPDLIVVLGDRYEMLGAVSAALFFHIPVAHISGGDVTEGAYDDAIRHSITKMSHLHFTSTETYRKRVIQLGESPSAVFNVGSIGLDNIRRMQLLDRAAFEESIDFRLGQRNLLITYHPVTLESHTAKAQFEALLRAVDETDAHLIFTKPNSDSDGRAIISMIDEYVSRHTDKAVAFISLGYLRYLSALQYVDVVVGNSSSGIVEVPSFGIPTVNIGDRQKGRLRADSVIDCVPETEPIRDALQKAFSPTFKEQASHTQNPYEQPDTVRKILDVISSYPLDDIIKKHFYDLP
- a CDS encoding acylneuraminate cytidylyltransferase family protein — translated: MKALFLIPARGGSKGIPHKNIKPLDGKPLVCYAIDTARAVAHSDADICVSTDDDAIIKVVEEYGLKVPFRRPEALAQDGSGTYEVILHALDYFEQQGRSYDVIVLLQPTSPFRNAQHVREAMELYTPDCDMVVSVAEAKTNPYYVMFQEDKDGFLQHLLEGNFTRRQDCPIVYEYNGAVYVMNVAALKEKSLSAFTKNRKYVMSQSVSIDLDTPEDWRYAEFLLHSSKVE
- a CDS encoding ATP-grasp domain-containing protein, which translates into the protein MKKDINILFLGGGKRVSLAEHLIKAGKERGVQVNIFSYELSREVPIASVGEVIVGRKWHDVSIYKHLPDIIRQKNIHILLPFVDPATEVAGCLEVLVPEVFIPCSSPDLCRIMCDKQQADEWFRFEDFPIPKSYSEEKKEDIVFPVILKPFDGSASKGIKVVHDLKSLEETPALDTYLIQEYIAENEEYTVDCYVSRSREIISIVPRIRLEVAGGEVMSSRTLRDDVLIQLSAKILASDDFRGPVTIQFIRNKKDGATYVMEINPRLGGGVIASIEAGADIPAFILAESEGESLKPITDWKENTLMTRYFKEVIFYADNH
- a CDS encoding HAD hydrolase family protein gives rise to the protein MQIIIDMDGTICTEEKTYSRCLALPKEQAVESVNRLYDAGHTIIIYSARTWMEFEMTTAWLKKHGVKYHQLMMGKPIGDVWIDDRALRFEENWKEITDKLNIKK
- a CDS encoding nucleotidyltransferase family protein; this translates as MNIENYLICRNATIMDALKQLNTTQTFTLFVVDEEKKVIGALTDGDIRRALIAGVSMEDNVYSICLKSFRYVDDKSNTPKYIRTLKDLGIRLVPYLSADGKIEKLIDLQKMFALLPIDAVVMAGGRGERLRPLTDIMPKPLLPLGNKPIMEYNIDRIISYGIENITISVRYLGEQIKDYFGDGTAKGACIHYVDEDRPLGTLGAVSKIGHFTNEVVLVMNSDLFTDIDLEEFYLHFCETNADMAVASIPYNVTVPYAVMQTSDGLIRDFEEKPTYTYYSNGGIYLIKRAILEKLEKDERCDATDLMQRLINEGKRITYFPIVGYWIDIGKPEDYKKAQEFIKYVKR
- a CDS encoding HAD-IIIA family hydrolase, translating into MSLPKLVITDIDGVWTDGGMYYTAEGDVMKRFSVKDGWGVIFLRQYDIPVAIMTGENTPIVQKRADKLKIKHCYLGVGNKLTKATELCTELGITLKEVAFIGDDINDIHLLREVGFSASPANTPDYIKKEVDYVTTAHGGYGAFREFVEKILSDNGVLQEALQRVM
- the neuB gene encoding N-acetylneuraminate synthase; translated protein: MNKVIVIAEAGVNHNGDYELARQLVVAAKEAGADYVKFQTALPELVISRYAPKAEYQLGTTQKEESQLDMCRAIHLPLTDYKPLKAYCDEVGIKFLSTPFDLVSIDVLEELDMDYYKIPSGEITNLPYLRKIAHLQRPVILSTGMCGLADIEKALQVLEKEGLARQQITLLHCNTEYPTPYGDVNLRAMKTLEDGFGVKVGYSDHTRGIEVSLAAVALGATVIEKHFTLDRNLPGPDHKASLEPDELKCMVSSIRHIEEALGSPVKQVSPSEGKNMIVARKSLIAACNIRKGEPFSETNMTVKRPGNGISPMHWDEMIGRIAPRDFKEDELIEL